A part of Neodiprion pinetum isolate iyNeoPine1 chromosome 4, iyNeoPine1.2, whole genome shotgun sequence genomic DNA contains:
- the LOC124218217 gene encoding prostatic acid phosphatase-like, with translation MRTVEAVVAVVTTCIVFGASSAYSKNLDLGTIVFANILFRHGDRTPVDPYPTDPWGNETLWPVPFGQLTNVGKSQHLRLGRWFRERYSHLLPECYTPYDVYVQSTDIDRTLMSAEANLAGLYPPEGDQVWDKLKWMPIPVHTIPELEDSLLASKKYCPKYEMELQNVMNSPEIRKIDDDNQELYNYLSKKAGTMVQSVIDVSGIYNTLFIEVLYNRTLPEWTKSVYPDKLKPLADFSFTVEAHNKLLQRLKSGRLLGEMVDHLVSKSKNALFPNRKIWIYSAHDTTVANFLMTLDLFEPHCPPYTATVLVELRVNSLKQYIVTISYKNTSAEPRLLTLPGCEIACPLGKFVELTNDMIPKDWAKECLLGWEQYAHNITMPSIFGISILLLVIIVLLGLLIIGVVYYHRNCDSNRYYFKLTTDPI, from the exons ATGCGAACCGTCGAAGCGGTCGTCGCGGTGGTGACCACTTGCATTGTTTTCGGCGCCTCATCGGCCTACAGCAAAAATCTTGACCTAGGAACCATAGTCTTCGCAAACATT CTCTTCAGACATGGAGACCGGACACCTGTCGACCCTTATCCCACTGATCCTTGGGGTAACGAAACCTTATGGCCTGTACCTTTTGGTCAACTTACCAAT GTTGGAAAAAGTCAGCATCTCAGGCTTGGTCGTTGGTTTAGAGAACGTTATTCGCATTTACTGCCAGAATGTTATACTCCTTATGATGTATATGTACAAAGTACAGACATTGACAGGACGCTGATGTCCGCAGAGGCTAATTTGGCTGGTCTTTATCCACCTGAAGGAGATCAAGTTTGGGACAAACTTAAGTGGATGCCTATACCGGTCCATACTATACCTGAACTTGAGGACAGCTTGCTGGCAAGCAAAAAATACTGCCCAAAGTATGAAATGGAGTTGCAAAATGTTATGAACTCCCCCGAGATCAGGAAAATTGATGATGATAACCAAGAACTGTACAATTATTTGAGCAAAAAAGCTGGTACTATGGTTCAATCTGTCATTGACGTTAGTGGCATATATAATACGCTATTTATTGAG GTTCTGTATAACCGCACCTTGCCCGAGTGGACAAAATCTGTATATCCAGATAAATTAAAACCTTTAGCGGATTTTAGTTTTACTGTAGAAGCTCACAATAAACTACTCCAAAGATTGAAGTCAG GACGATTATTAGGTGAAATGGTAGATCACCTAGTAAGCAAATCAAAAAATGCACTATTCCCGAATAGAAAAATATGGATATACAGCGCCCATGATACAACAGTGGCAAACTTTTTGATGACATTAGATTTATTTGAGCCACACTGTCCCCCGTATACAGCGACTGTCCTTGTGGAATTGAGAGTGAACTCACTGAAACAGTATATTGTAACG ATTTCGTACAAAAATACGTCCGCTGAACCGAGGCTGTTAACTTTGCCAGGCTGTGAGATTGCGTGTCCATTAGGGAAATTTGTAGAATTAACTAACGACATGATACCAAAAGATTGGGCAAAAGAATGTCTTCTAGGCTGGGAACAATACGCACACAACATTACCATGCCATCTATATTTG gtatttcaatattgttgCTGGTCATCATCGTATTACTAGGTTTGTTAATCATCGGCGTTGTCTACTATCACCGCAACTGTGATAGTAACCGTTATTACTTTAAGTTGACGACAGATCctatttaa